From Vreelandella neptunia, the proteins below share one genomic window:
- a CDS encoding ectoine synthase — MIVRNIEEARKTERLVTAENGNWDSTRLVLANDGGNFSFHITRIFEGTETHIHYKHHYESVYCIEGEGEVETLADGKIWPIKPGDIYILDQHDEHLLRAHKTMHLACVFTPPITGNEVHQEDGSYAPSE; from the coding sequence ATGATCGTTCGTAATATTGAAGAAGCGCGTAAAACCGAGCGCCTAGTGACCGCCGAAAATGGCAATTGGGACAGTACGCGCCTGGTGTTGGCTAACGACGGTGGAAACTTTTCTTTCCATATCACACGCATTTTCGAAGGCACTGAGACACATATTCATTACAAGCATCACTATGAGTCTGTGTACTGCATCGAAGGCGAGGGCGAGGTAGAAACCCTCGCTGATGGCAAGATTTGGCCTATCAAGCCGGGTGATATCTATATCCTCGACCAGCACGATGAACATCTACTGCGTGCGCATAAAACCATGCACCTGGCATGTGTGTTTACACCGCCGATTACGGGCAACGAAGTTCACCAAGAAGACGGTTCTTATGCGCCCTCTGAATAG
- the ectB gene encoding diaminobutyrate--2-oxoglutarate transaminase has protein sequence MQTQTLERMESNVRTYSRSFPVVFTKAQNARLTDENGREYIDFLAGAGTLNYGHNNPHMKQAMIDYLSTDGVVHGLDMWTNAKRDYLETLEEVIFKPRGLDYKVHLPGPTGTNAVEAAIRLARVAKGRHNIVTFTNGFHGVTMGALATTGNRKFREATGGIPTQGASFLPYDGYMGEHTDTLDYFEKLLSDKSGGLDIPAGVIIETVQGEGGINVAGLEWLKRLEGICRAHDILLIIDDIQAGCGRTGKFFSFEHAGITPDIITNSKSLSGFGLPFAHVLMRPELDKWKPGQYNGTFRGFSLAMVTATAALKKYWTNDTFERDVQRKGRIVEERFQKLAALLTEHGMPATERGRGLMRGIDVVSGDIADKITSKAFEHGLVIETSGQDGEVVKCLCPLTISDEDLLEGLDILEMCVKTVASE, from the coding sequence ATGCAGACCCAGACGCTTGAACGCATGGAATCCAATGTACGTACTTATTCTCGTTCATTTCCGGTGGTGTTTACCAAAGCGCAAAATGCGCGCCTAACCGATGAGAACGGCCGTGAGTACATTGATTTCCTAGCCGGCGCGGGCACGCTGAACTACGGCCACAATAATCCGCACATGAAGCAGGCGATGATTGATTACCTGTCCACTGACGGTGTGGTTCACGGACTGGATATGTGGACCAATGCCAAGCGTGATTATCTGGAGACGCTGGAAGAAGTTATTTTCAAGCCACGAGGGCTGGATTATAAGGTTCACCTGCCTGGCCCAACCGGTACCAACGCCGTAGAGGCTGCTATCCGCTTGGCTCGTGTGGCTAAAGGTCGTCATAACATCGTTACCTTCACCAATGGCTTCCACGGGGTGACCATGGGGGCTTTGGCAACCACGGGTAATCGTAAATTCCGTGAAGCCACGGGTGGCATACCCACCCAGGGCGCTAGCTTCCTGCCTTACGATGGCTATATGGGTGAGCATACCGATACCCTGGATTATTTTGAAAAGCTGCTCAGCGACAAATCTGGCGGTTTGGATATTCCAGCGGGTGTCATCATTGAAACCGTGCAAGGCGAGGGCGGTATTAACGTTGCAGGCTTGGAGTGGTTGAAGCGTCTCGAAGGTATTTGCCGCGCCCACGATATTCTGCTGATTATTGATGATATTCAGGCAGGCTGTGGCCGTACGGGCAAGTTCTTTAGCTTCGAGCATGCGGGTATTACGCCCGACATTATCACCAACTCAAAATCGCTCTCCGGGTTTGGGCTACCATTTGCCCATGTGCTGATGCGGCCAGAGCTGGATAAATGGAAGCCGGGGCAGTATAACGGCACTTTCCGTGGTTTTAGCCTGGCGATGGTGACCGCCACCGCAGCGTTGAAAAAATACTGGACGAATGACACCTTTGAACGTGATGTTCAGCGCAAAGGGCGTATTGTAGAAGAGCGCTTCCAAAAGCTAGCGGCGCTATTGACGGAGCACGGCATGCCCGCCACTGAACGTGGACGGGGTTTAATGCGCGGTATTGACGTAGTGTCCGGTGACATTGCCGATAAAATCACCAGCAAAGCCTTTGAACACGGCCTGGTAATTGAAACCAGTGGCCAGGACGGAGAAGTGGTTAAGTGCCTGTGTCCGCTGACCATTAGCGATGAAGACCTGCTGGAAGGCTTGGATATTCTCGAAATGTGCGTCAAAACTGTTGCTAGTGAGTAA
- the ectA gene encoding diaminobutyrate acetyltransferase, translated as MSTPIQPFTPSADLARPTVADAVVGHAEMPLFIRKPNADDGWGVYELVKACPPLDVNSAYAYLLLATQFRDTCAVATNEEGEIVGFVSGYVKDNAPDTYFLWQVAVGEKARGTGLARRLVEAIMSRPELDDVHHLETTITPDNLASWGLFRRLAARWHAPLNSREYFSTEQLGGEHDPENLVRIGPFQTDRI; from the coding sequence ATGAGTACGCCGATACAACCTTTTACTCCTTCTGCTGACCTTGCCAGGCCCACGGTGGCTGATGCCGTAGTGGGTCATGCGGAAATGCCATTGTTCATTCGCAAACCCAATGCGGATGATGGCTGGGGAGTTTATGAGCTGGTCAAAGCTTGCCCTCCGCTGGATGTGAATTCAGCCTACGCCTACCTGCTACTGGCGACTCAGTTTCGTGATACCTGCGCAGTGGCTACCAATGAAGAGGGCGAAATCGTTGGTTTTGTTTCTGGCTATGTTAAGGATAATGCTCCCGACACCTACTTTTTATGGCAAGTGGCTGTCGGTGAAAAAGCACGTGGCACAGGGCTAGCGCGACGTTTGGTCGAGGCTATTATGTCTCGCCCTGAGCTTGACGATGTTCATCATCTTGAAACCACCATCACCCCTGACAATCTCGCCTCTTGGGGCTTATTTCGTCGCTTGGCGGCACGCTGGCATGCGCCGCTCAATAGCCGCGAATACTTCTCTACCGAACAGCTCGGAGGAGAGCATGACCCGGAAAACCTGGTTCGTATCGGCCCGTTCCAAACAGACCGCATCTAA
- the gorA gene encoding glutathione-disulfide reductase, translating to MADVSEYEYDLLVIGAGSGGVRAARMAAATGAKVAIAEDRYLGGTCVNVGCVPKKLYSYAAHFHDSFDDAAGFGWQLPGPASFDWATLRDNKISEIKRLNGIYQRMLEGAGVTLFNARARLADAHTVTLSGEHGDISVTAQKIVLATGGWPWVPDFPGSEHALDSNQIFDLDTFPKRFLVLGGGYIAVEFSSIFNGLGSETHLIYRGELFLKGFDQQVREFTCAEMARKGVNLHFNTNIERIEPGQDGYNVHLTNGDVLEVDVVLAATGRKANIRDLGLEALGLSLDDTGKIPINERFETALPSVLALGDLITGPELTPVALAEAMQLVDIHFADTVPQPLDYSTIPTAVFCHPNIGTVGLSEEAAREKFTDIRVYSTDFRAMKHTLSGSQERTLMKLVVDDATDVVVGAHMVGDDAGEIIQGIAIAVRAGLTKQDFDRTVGIHPTGAEEFVTLRTLTRR from the coding sequence ATGGCAGACGTTTCTGAATACGAATATGACCTTCTGGTTATTGGCGCAGGCTCTGGTGGGGTACGCGCGGCGCGTATGGCCGCGGCTACCGGCGCTAAAGTTGCGATTGCCGAGGATCGCTACCTGGGCGGAACCTGCGTTAACGTTGGCTGTGTGCCCAAGAAGCTCTACTCCTACGCTGCCCACTTCCATGACAGCTTTGATGATGCGGCAGGTTTTGGCTGGCAGCTGCCTGGCCCCGCCAGCTTCGATTGGGCCACACTGCGTGACAACAAAATAAGTGAAATCAAACGTCTAAATGGGATTTATCAGCGCATGCTGGAAGGCGCTGGAGTGACACTTTTCAACGCCCGAGCACGCCTGGCCGATGCGCACACGGTGACCTTAAGCGGTGAGCATGGCGATATATCGGTGACTGCGCAAAAAATCGTCCTCGCTACCGGTGGATGGCCCTGGGTGCCCGACTTCCCTGGCAGTGAACACGCGCTGGATTCCAATCAGATTTTTGATCTGGATACCTTTCCTAAGCGCTTTTTAGTGCTGGGCGGTGGCTATATCGCGGTGGAATTTTCGAGCATCTTCAATGGCCTGGGCAGCGAGACGCACCTTATCTACCGTGGCGAGCTGTTTTTGAAAGGCTTTGATCAACAGGTTCGCGAGTTCACCTGCGCTGAAATGGCGCGAAAGGGGGTCAACCTCCACTTCAACACTAACATCGAACGTATTGAGCCTGGACAGGACGGCTACAATGTGCACCTTACCAACGGCGATGTGCTTGAAGTCGATGTGGTGCTGGCGGCCACTGGGCGGAAAGCAAATATTCGTGACCTAGGACTTGAAGCGCTGGGATTAAGCTTGGATGACACTGGCAAAATTCCCATAAACGAGCGGTTTGAAACAGCGCTGCCTTCAGTTTTAGCGCTAGGCGACCTGATTACTGGGCCTGAATTAACGCCGGTCGCGCTGGCTGAAGCGATGCAGCTTGTCGATATTCATTTTGCCGATACGGTTCCCCAGCCGCTGGATTACAGTACGATCCCCACCGCCGTTTTTTGCCATCCTAATATCGGAACCGTAGGGCTTTCCGAAGAGGCCGCGCGGGAAAAATTCACCGATATTCGCGTGTATAGCACCGACTTTCGGGCCATGAAGCACACCCTATCAGGTAGCCAAGAGCGCACCTTAATGAAGCTGGTCGTGGACGATGCTACCGATGTAGTCGTAGGGGCCCACATGGTCGGAGATGACGCGGGTGAAATTATTCAGGGAATTGCTATCGCGGTAAGAGCTGGCCTTACCAAGCAGGACTTTGATCGCACTGTAGGCATCCACCCGACAGGAGCAGAGGAGTTCGTCACGCTGCGCACGCTGACGCGCAGATAA
- the can gene encoding carbonate dehydratase, whose product MSDPIATLLDNNRAWAERMCEEDPDYFKRLSNQQNPDYLWIGCSDSRVPANQIIALPPGEVFVHRNVANLLHHTDMNALSVVQFAVDVLKVSHIMVVGHYGCGGIKAAMMGGECGVVDYWLHSVREQYNHHRNSLDHLPLEDQIDRMCELNVKAQVNSLCRTKILQRAWQRGQQISVHGWVYGLSDGRVKDLNCTVNGLEQVETLYRIDRIQQGD is encoded by the coding sequence ATGTCTGACCCTATTGCGACGCTACTCGACAATAATCGCGCCTGGGCTGAGCGTATGTGCGAAGAAGACCCCGACTACTTCAAGCGCCTTTCGAACCAGCAGAACCCCGACTATTTATGGATTGGCTGCTCCGACAGCCGAGTGCCAGCGAATCAAATTATTGCACTCCCGCCTGGGGAAGTTTTCGTACACCGCAACGTTGCCAACTTGCTTCACCACACCGACATGAACGCCCTCTCGGTAGTTCAGTTCGCGGTGGATGTTCTAAAAGTCAGCCATATTATGGTTGTCGGTCACTATGGTTGCGGGGGCATTAAGGCCGCCATGATGGGAGGCGAATGTGGCGTGGTAGATTACTGGCTGCACTCGGTGCGCGAACAGTACAACCACCACAGGAATTCGCTTGACCACCTCCCTCTGGAAGATCAAATCGATCGCATGTGCGAGCTCAACGTGAAAGCTCAGGTAAACAGTTTATGCCGCACCAAGATTTTGCAGCGCGCTTGGCAGCGAGGTCAGCAGATTTCAGTGCATGGCTGGGTCTACGGGTTAAGCGATGGCCGCGTTAAAGATCTTAACTGCACCGTAAATGGTTTAGAACAAGTGGAAACCCTTTACCGTATCGATCGCATCCAGCAAGGCGATTAA
- a CDS encoding c-type cytochrome, translating to MQQRHYLKWASPRGTAASALALMLCTPLAWAGEETSALAMPQAVSDTPFASEREAVVWRREELKDIESLVRQLRFDLINNQDLEAAMPRLLELQERASAQRLLPAFIEGTHGSGSEARASIWEEWEDFAAGFIDLEGKIANLIDVAEQEDTRATARALSEVGASCKSCHRAYRYD from the coding sequence ATGCAGCAACGCCATTACCTGAAGTGGGCTTCCCCCCGCGGCACGGCAGCCAGCGCTTTAGCATTAATGCTCTGCACGCCGCTGGCTTGGGCAGGCGAGGAAACGAGCGCCCTGGCCATGCCCCAAGCCGTCAGCGACACGCCATTTGCAAGTGAGCGCGAAGCCGTGGTTTGGCGCCGAGAAGAGCTTAAAGATATTGAAAGTCTGGTGCGTCAGCTGCGCTTTGATCTAATCAATAATCAAGATCTTGAGGCTGCAATGCCGCGATTGCTCGAGTTGCAAGAGCGTGCCAGCGCGCAACGTTTGCTGCCTGCGTTTATCGAAGGCACTCACGGCAGTGGTTCTGAAGCGCGGGCTTCGATATGGGAAGAGTGGGAAGACTTTGCCGCTGGTTTTATCGATTTGGAGGGTAAGATCGCCAATTTGATAGACGTGGCAGAGCAAGAAGATACTCGAGCCACTGCCCGAGCGCTTTCAGAGGTGGGCGCGAGCTGTAAGAGCTGCCATCGTGCCTATCGCTACGACTAA
- the msrA gene encoding peptide-methionine (S)-S-oxide reductase MsrA, whose protein sequence is MSLFSNASPASGRVLPGRDTPIETSQVHTINGHSIHPPFPEGHEEIVLGMGCFWGVERLFWQLPGVYVTAAGYAGGETPNPTYDETCTGRTGHTEVVRVVYDPQQVELETLLQVFWEQHDPTQGNRQGNDIGSQYRSAIFTTSQAQQTVAEQSAAAYQRALDKAGRGAITTEIKPLETFYYAEAYHQQYLDKNPHGYCGLKGTGVTCPIG, encoded by the coding sequence ATGTCACTATTTTCAAACGCTAGCCCAGCTTCAGGCCGTGTCCTGCCTGGACGTGATACGCCCATAGAAACCAGTCAGGTGCATACCATTAACGGGCACTCGATACATCCTCCGTTTCCCGAAGGCCACGAGGAGATCGTACTAGGCATGGGGTGTTTCTGGGGCGTTGAGCGACTGTTTTGGCAGTTGCCGGGGGTCTATGTCACTGCGGCGGGGTATGCCGGTGGTGAGACACCTAACCCCACCTATGACGAGACATGCACGGGGCGTACCGGCCATACTGAAGTAGTAAGAGTGGTTTATGACCCCCAGCAAGTGGAGTTAGAAACGCTGCTGCAGGTTTTCTGGGAACAGCATGACCCGACTCAGGGCAATCGCCAGGGTAACGACATCGGCTCCCAGTATCGCTCAGCCATTTTTACCACCAGCCAAGCGCAGCAAACGGTAGCCGAGCAGAGCGCTGCTGCCTACCAGCGGGCGCTCGACAAGGCGGGCAGAGGGGCAATCACTACGGAGATTAAGCCGCTAGAGACATTTTATTACGCAGAGGCTTACCATCAGCAGTACCTGGATAAAAACCCCCACGGCTACTGCGGCTTAAAAGGCACGGGTGTCACCTGCCCGATAGGTTAA
- a CDS encoding translocation/assembly module TamB domain-containing protein: MSQVEPATSDKRRMLSPKYRAWLLFWSLVRLVIVLPIWLFGIVALIVGVALSPWGTGVLLSQGEQRDFFSYAHHEGGLLDHFQLENFQLQLGETRITVDEFELQWADDCVLSGRLCIDTLRVVGADIQLGPSNEQAPPPEEEGSPLAIRFPFPIELRSLLLDDVNLRLADGTEVAWRSLSSAATAEGSTVRLSPTHLEQPRVYLPPSSGVLLTQGIETPLYAEAIDAAILLNQPPQEAVASVESPEQQLEERERLELPEVTLPVDIQIPEFTLNDFQLEGVAEYRVERLRLGLLTEGNNVEVTELSVITPDAEAELTANATLNGNYPLEARLDVELFLAEIYPELNGESLTLTLSGPLDALEAQLDASGAVNASLRGQVDTLAPTLPFQLQLQSDQIQWPLPASADESSNESVDDSTEEETTEAYIVDDLDLQVTGSLSDYSAQLALAVEGPSLPRTQLNVTGEGDLEQFSWQPLTLAVDESSLRSEGNISWVAPLQVNTTIRLDQFNPAHFVDQLEGNLNGDIELTLRQQEDQWAVSVPNLAIDGELRDYPLTLQAAFDANSNLELEIEELLFTQGENRLTAEGQISEQAMSLNANIALRQLQTLSPDLAGTIVGTLEASGSFNQPQLLANLQGDGVRFGQNRIERLALDADVQGIEDPTLDVQLRLQNINAGGQALANIEANLAGRLSEHQLELTAQGTDNSALSRALIALEGRFDQQGQLYQARVTPLEVDSEAGDIRLEAPLDFRYNLADGQARLSPFCLRREQGGLVCSEEEITASAQQGNAVLSVREVPMEMLEPFLPEEWQLEGDTTADLVANWRQGGAQWQADLQILSELAITAVNDYGQPVQLPEVSLDAQIEANQAQADANVSLSLAESGDINLDLAVNDPLGAGTLTGELRAEGVSLQPYRPMLVGMERLEGDLSGSVQITGTTSAPDLRGQLGLRGIGVSGPDIPVDIQGGELVVSFDGEQGDIDGYLAAERGRLEITGDAYWPSGDDWRIGVDLNAVQEPILVVMPQFGRLEVAPDIRIRVTPERLQVRGDVNLPWARLEIGDMPSSAVTPSSDEVIITERDDRQAEIEAQRAAANEDGPSAADELAATGMAIDVLVTLTLGSDMQISAYGLESGLGGALEIRQSSGALQLFGDVNLVDGRFQAFGQDLVIRRGELLFSGPPGLPTLDFEAIRNPEVTEDDVIAGLRVTGSAESPNVRIFSEPAMDESRALSYLLRGRAPDASGGGVDSALTTALIGMSLGRTGGAVGSIGEAFGIDDLTLDTTGAGDDSQVAVSGQLTDDLRISYGVGIFSPIAELTLRYTLWRNLYVQAVSGTNQAVDLIYTFTRSGNPEIIQQQ; the protein is encoded by the coding sequence TTGTCTCAGGTTGAACCAGCTACGTCTGATAAGCGCCGTATGTTGTCTCCAAAGTATCGCGCATGGCTACTGTTCTGGAGCCTTGTGCGTCTTGTGATCGTGTTGCCTATTTGGCTGTTCGGTATTGTGGCGCTGATTGTCGGGGTGGCGTTATCGCCCTGGGGCACTGGGGTGCTGCTCTCGCAGGGGGAGCAGCGCGATTTTTTCTCCTACGCGCATCATGAAGGTGGCTTGCTCGACCATTTTCAGCTCGAAAATTTCCAGCTACAGCTGGGCGAAACCCGTATAACCGTGGATGAGTTCGAACTCCAATGGGCAGATGACTGTGTTCTGTCAGGGCGCTTATGCATCGATACACTGCGTGTGGTGGGCGCCGACATCCAGCTAGGCCCATCCAATGAGCAAGCGCCACCTCCCGAAGAGGAAGGGAGCCCGCTGGCTATTCGTTTTCCCTTTCCCATCGAACTACGTTCGCTGCTGTTGGACGATGTTAACCTCAGACTTGCGGATGGTACCGAAGTAGCGTGGCGCTCATTAAGCTCGGCGGCCACTGCAGAAGGAAGCACAGTACGCCTCTCGCCAACCCACTTGGAGCAGCCCCGTGTCTATTTGCCACCCTCGTCGGGCGTTCTGCTAACCCAGGGCATTGAAACGCCGCTTTATGCTGAAGCCATAGATGCCGCTATCTTGCTCAACCAGCCACCCCAAGAAGCTGTGGCGTCGGTGGAATCGCCGGAGCAGCAGCTTGAAGAACGCGAGCGCCTGGAGCTACCGGAGGTCACGCTGCCGGTTGATATCCAGATACCTGAATTCACGCTCAATGATTTTCAACTGGAAGGGGTCGCCGAGTACCGCGTTGAGCGGCTGCGGCTTGGGTTGTTAACCGAAGGTAATAACGTCGAAGTCACCGAGCTTTCTGTTATTACCCCGGATGCTGAGGCTGAACTAACCGCGAACGCCACTTTAAACGGCAACTACCCACTCGAAGCTCGCTTAGACGTCGAACTGTTTTTAGCTGAGATATACCCTGAGCTAAATGGCGAATCTTTAACCTTAACGCTGTCTGGCCCACTGGATGCGCTTGAAGCGCAGTTGGACGCTTCCGGCGCGGTCAATGCGTCCTTGAGGGGACAAGTGGACACGCTTGCCCCGACGCTGCCTTTTCAACTCCAACTGCAAAGTGACCAAATACAGTGGCCTTTACCTGCCAGCGCAGATGAGAGTAGCAATGAGAGCGTCGATGACAGCACTGAAGAAGAGACAACCGAAGCCTATATAGTCGATGACTTGGATCTACAGGTAACCGGCAGCCTGAGCGATTATAGTGCTCAATTGGCTCTGGCGGTTGAGGGCCCAAGCCTGCCACGCACTCAACTTAACGTGACAGGTGAGGGCGATCTCGAGCAGTTTAGCTGGCAACCGCTCACCCTGGCAGTCGACGAAAGCTCCCTGCGTAGCGAAGGCAACATCAGTTGGGTTGCTCCGCTACAGGTCAACACCACTATTCGCCTGGATCAGTTTAACCCTGCCCACTTCGTGGATCAGCTGGAAGGTAATTTAAACGGCGACATCGAGCTTACGCTGCGTCAGCAAGAGGATCAGTGGGCGGTTAGCGTGCCCAACTTAGCGATTGACGGCGAACTGCGCGACTACCCGCTAACCCTGCAAGCGGCCTTTGATGCTAACAGCAACCTGGAACTGGAGATTGAAGAACTGCTGTTTACCCAGGGGGAGAATCGCTTAACAGCAGAGGGGCAAATTAGCGAACAGGCCATGTCGTTAAACGCGAACATTGCACTACGCCAGTTGCAAACGCTTTCGCCAGACTTGGCGGGCACTATCGTGGGTACGCTAGAGGCCAGCGGCAGTTTTAATCAGCCGCAATTACTCGCCAATTTACAAGGTGACGGCGTGCGCTTTGGCCAGAATCGTATTGAACGGCTTGCCCTAGATGCTGATGTACAGGGCATCGAGGATCCCACCCTCGACGTACAGCTGAGGCTACAAAACATCAATGCTGGGGGGCAGGCTCTTGCAAACATTGAGGCCAATTTGGCCGGGCGCCTCTCCGAACATCAGCTTGAGCTGACCGCCCAGGGCACAGACAACAGTGCTTTAAGCCGTGCGCTGATTGCCCTGGAAGGCCGCTTTGATCAGCAAGGCCAACTTTACCAAGCCCGCGTAACGCCACTGGAAGTTGATTCTGAGGCGGGGGATATTCGTCTTGAGGCGCCCCTGGACTTTCGCTACAACCTAGCCGATGGTCAGGCGCGCCTCTCGCCGTTCTGCCTGCGCCGGGAGCAAGGTGGATTAGTCTGTTCCGAAGAGGAAATCACGGCCTCTGCGCAACAGGGCAACGCCGTGCTTTCGGTACGTGAAGTGCCAATGGAAATGCTGGAGCCCTTTTTGCCTGAAGAGTGGCAGTTAGAGGGGGATACAACCGCGGATCTTGTTGCCAACTGGCGTCAAGGGGGTGCCCAGTGGCAGGCAGATCTTCAAATTCTTAGCGAACTCGCCATTACTGCCGTTAATGATTATGGCCAGCCGGTGCAACTGCCAGAAGTCAGTTTAGACGCCCAGATCGAGGCCAACCAAGCCCAGGCGGATGCCAATGTGTCGCTTTCGCTTGCCGAATCGGGCGATATCAACTTAGACCTGGCGGTCAATGATCCCTTGGGGGCCGGTACGTTAACTGGCGAGCTGCGCGCAGAAGGTGTTTCGCTGCAACCCTATCGACCCATGTTGGTCGGAATGGAGCGACTGGAGGGCGATTTATCGGGCAGCGTCCAAATTACCGGCACCACGTCTGCACCTGACTTACGGGGCCAGCTTGGACTGCGCGGCATAGGGGTAAGTGGCCCGGATATTCCTGTCGATATTCAGGGCGGCGAACTGGTGGTCTCTTTTGACGGTGAGCAGGGAGATATTGACGGCTACCTGGCTGCTGAGCGCGGGCGTTTGGAAATTACCGGTGATGCTTATTGGCCAAGCGGCGATGATTGGCGGATTGGCGTCGATCTAAATGCTGTTCAGGAGCCTATCCTGGTCGTTATGCCCCAGTTTGGGCGTCTTGAGGTAGCGCCTGATATTCGTATCCGGGTCACGCCGGAAAGGCTGCAAGTGAGGGGGGATGTGAATTTACCCTGGGCACGGCTTGAAATTGGCGATATGCCCTCATCGGCAGTCACCCCAAGTAGCGATGAAGTGATCATTACCGAGCGCGACGATCGCCAGGCCGAAATTGAGGCTCAGCGAGCGGCTGCCAATGAGGATGGCCCAAGTGCCGCGGACGAGCTTGCCGCCACCGGTATGGCCATTGACGTACTGGTGACCTTAACGCTGGGCAGCGATATGCAAATTTCAGCCTACGGCCTGGAATCTGGCTTGGGAGGCGCGCTGGAAATTCGCCAAAGCAGCGGCGCGTTACAGCTGTTTGGCGACGTTAATTTGGTCGATGGTCGTTTCCAAGCGTTCGGCCAAGACCTGGTTATTCGCCGCGGTGAACTGCTGTTTAGTGGCCCGCCTGGTCTACCCACGCTCGACTTCGAGGCCATACGCAACCCTGAAGTTACCGAAGATGACGTAATTGCGGGCTTGCGGGTAACAGGCAGCGCCGAATCTCCGAACGTACGGATATTTTCTGAACCGGCAATGGATGAATCCCGTGCGCTCTCATACCTGTTACGGGGTCGCGCACCTGATGCTTCTGGGGGCGGTGTGGATAGCGCACTAACTACCGCGCTGATAGGCATGTCGCTAGGGCGCACCGGCGGGGCGGTGGGTTCCATTGGTGAAGCGTTCGGCATTGATGACTTAACGCTGGACACCACGGGCGCTGGCGACGATAGCCAAGTCGCTGTCAGTGGCCAGCTTACCGACGATCTTAGGATTAGTTACGGGGTGGGAATTTTCTCGCCGATTGCCGAACTAACACTACGCTACACGCTGTGGCGTAACCTTTATGTACAGGCCGTCTCGGGTACCAATCAAGCGGTGGATTTAATCTACACCTTTACCCGTTCCGGTAATCCTGAAATCATTCAGCAGCAATAA